Part of the Triticum aestivum cultivar Chinese Spring chromosome 4D, IWGSC CS RefSeq v2.1, whole genome shotgun sequence genome is shown below.
CTTCAGTTTCTCTTCACCCAGGTCAGTAGGCTACAAATCCTTTCCCAGGCCAAACATCAATTTTATAGCATAGATTTATTTTTTTGCGGGTATATAGCATAGATAGATGGGAAGGAGATAGGAAGGGGGAAGCTGGGAAACAGATTAACTACTATTCAAAACTGCACTCTTAGATACAGTAAAGGTGTCCCAGGAACAACATAACATGCTTGTCAAAATCCCACAGAATGGAAGCAATGGTACAGATACCATTGGCGATTATAGCTAAAAACTGGGAAGCCTAGTCGATGGTTCACAATGAAACAGCACAAGGTTCGGTTCCGATTCACAGAACGCGtacctttttctctctttttttttttgcaacaatACAGCACTATGTGACCTAATAGTTCTGGTTGCCCCGCCCGCGGCCAGGACCCATCCGACCACGGCCCCGCACGTAGCCCCTGCCGCCTGGGCCACCTGCACCTCGTCCACCGCGCTCGTATCCTGGACCTGTGATGGACAGATTCCACGATTGATTGTTTACAGACTTGTTATGCAAGAACAAGACAACCGAACCTGATACATGGTGCTGTATTGTTTAAAGACTTATTAAATCTACAAGCAAGCTCCAAACCTTTTGAATTAATGCCCAGGACAGCGATCATTTAAACTTGCATCCTTTCTCTAAAGCATATACAGTTATCGTTTCAATCATTGTTTCAAATACAAGTCCAGGCTTGGAAAATGATTACAGTACACATGTACATGGTCTAAATATATAACTTGAGATAAAGCAATAAGTAATGTGTGAAGAAATTATTCTTTGTTCACCAATATGTATAACTCATTTCCCAAATGTGTTTATCCCACAATGCTCATGTGACTgagcaagaaaagaaaaagggaaatcaGATTAGCACTGAAATCTTATTATTGGTGATTAAAACCCTGTTGTATCGTCACCAATACTATTCACTGAAGTTCTGCCATAATGGAGGCATCAGTCAGCAGCAGAAATTATTGTTACTTAGATTTGTAACGAGATGGAGTAAATGCACAAGATAGGTGGTACCAACAGAAAGTTCAATTCATGCCTAAATAGACTGTATGTTGCTGCGATTGTACATACCACTGTATCCCCAGttgcctcttcctcgcccaccgcCACCACGGCCTCTGTTCTGGTTGTAATTCCAGCCACCATTATCTGACGAGATAAAATGGTGAGAACACAGTTGTGTATGTATAATGTATACGAGATCTTCGGGGAAGACCCAAAAAAGCATCCAAAAACTAATCAACTGAAACAGTCGACACTATACTCCACTTCTGTAAGGATTAGATTATCATAAATACTTGTGATGGGCAAGCTTGAATAACagtaaacaaaaaaaatctatgatagAACTTACCATATCCCCCATATCCACCTTGGTCATAACCATAACCCCCTCCATAGCCACCTTGGTTTTGGCTGTACCCTCCCTGGTTGccataacctccctggttgccatACCCACCTTGGTTGTGGCCGTATCCTCCATGATTGCCATACCCACCTTGGTTGTGGCCGTATCCTCCCTGGTTGCTATATCCACCATAACCTCCTTGGTTATTATCATACCCACCATAACCTCCACCATACCCTCCCCTACCACCCAAGCCCCTTCCTCTCCCTCTGCCTCTTCCACGTACATATGAATCTTCAATGCATATGGAACAAGTTAGTAATCAGTAACATAGACAAACTACATCTAGTGATTGTATGTTCACCTGTTTGAACTTGATTTTGTCTTGGCTGGTGCTGTTGTTGATATCGCTGAACTTGCTGGTACCTAGGTTTAAGTGGCTCTGCATGCAATGGAGCTTGATATCTACAAGATCACATAAAACTGTATATTATAATACACATGAAATCAAGGTAGAGCATCCTAGATGCTTCAAAATAAATCATGGGAAGGAAAACATGTCAAACATAATACCCGGGTGAATTTGTGTCAAGCTCCTTAGGCGACAAGGAGATCGAGATCATTGAAACATGACGAGTCATCTCCAATCTGCAACAAGATGACATATATAAAAACACTAACAAAGAGAGTGATCCAAGGAATCAGCAAGCAATATAGTTTTGCAATACTTAACGGTACAAGGCCTTCCTCAATGGGTTCCCATACATCAGTAATACTGACTGAACTGATTGTTGTATCTTGATGCAACCCAGGGATCCTTTTCTGTGATTAGATGGAGCTAGTCAATTTTAAGAAGTCTAAACGATGGTATCAAAAGAGAGCTAATAACAGACCAACCTTTATGATCTCAGTAATAGCCACTGTCTTGCTGATAGCTTGTCCCATGGCCTTCAACACAATTTCTTTCACCCGTTTTTCCTGATTTGAACAACTTATAAGATCCATATGCATACAAGCACATGTGATACGGGTGAGCTGTAATAGTTAGCTAAGTACAGATGGCACCACATATCACACAGTAATAAACTATACCCCCAGCAGAAGTGGCGTAGCAGGTCATGGTTGTAGAAGAACAGTGGAATTACCACATTGTTACATGATGCATCCTCCTTGATAGAAAGAAGGAATACATGGATGTGTGGCCCTTCTATGGATCAACGTTGAGAACTTTAGACTGAGTGGCACCCCCCAACTTTGAGACAATTGTTACAAAATAAACAGACTCCAGGAAGTGGTGCGATATCGCACCTACAACAAAAGAGGGCTATAACTTGCTGAAATGGCGATGACTAATAGCAAGTAGCAACCATGAAAATGCAAAACAGCAAAGCCTGCTGGCAGCATTACAGAAACAATATCAGCTAGGTGCATGCAAGGACCAGCAGGGAAACCAGTTTGACAAAACAAACGATAGACAGGGCATGAAAATCATTCATGTTTTGGCTTCAATCTCATTTCCTTTTAATGGCAATTGGCTCCACGATGAAGGGCTCACACCAAGAGAATAATACAAGCCTTTGCCAACATGATTGAAACTGTTATATATTCAGACTGATGACCCATGTACCAACCAACCAAATTCGAGAAGCTCAAGATTTCAGTGCATTCAGAGTAAACAACAACAAATGCCCATTCGCACTCGATAAAGGAACGCTTGAATTTATTGTATTTCAGATAACAAGAGTATATCGTAAAGCCTGTAACATCAAAGAGCCCACGGAaggcccttaaatcttcagattaGCTAGAGCTTTGATGTGGCCCTGCCCAATTAGCATACCAAAACTACCACCTGCCATCGAAGATAAG
Proteins encoded:
- the LOC123098541 gene encoding translation initiation factor IF-2; protein product: MDRYQRVEKPRPEAAAISENEIRITTQGLIRNYVTYATSLLQEKRVKEIVLKAMGQAISKTVAITEIIKKRIPGLHQDTTISSVSITDVWEPIEEGLVPLEMTRHVSMISISLSPKELDTNSPGYQAPLHAEPLKPRYQQVQRYQQQHQPRQNQVQTDSYVRGRGRGRGRGLGGRGGYGGGYGGYDNNQGGYGGYSNQGGYGHNQGGYGNHGGYGHNQGGYGNQGGYGNQGGYSQNQGGYGGGYGYDQGGYGGYDNGGWNYNQNRGRGGGGRGRGNWGYSGPGYERGGRGAGGPGGRGYVRGRGRMGPGRGRGNQNY